The genome window ATACCTCTCTCTCCCACCTTGACTCCAACTGTGTTATAGGACAccaggaaaaaatacacacacacacacacacacacacacacacacacacactttctgaaccgcttgtcccatatggggtcgcggggaaccggagcctacccggcaacacatggcgtaagaaAAAATGCTTCATTCATCAATCTATCCTTTTTTTAGTTGCACTTTGTCATATGCTGGGTtttggtggtctggagcctatccttgatgccagtccaacacaaAGCAGTCTCagacactcattcactcacacattcatgcactaagggcaatttagtcattagcttagaattaaaaaaaaaaaaaaaaaaaaacaacaaagtatttggactgtgggtggaaatcGAAGCATGCAGAGGAAACCAAAGACTGGGAGAATGTGGAAAGTCAGCAGTGACTGGAttgaaccagattcaaacccatatctgAACTCACAACCCAGGAGTTTTGAGGTATCAATGCTACCCGCTCTGCCACTCTGCTACTTCCAGgtcttttattttatatactttttgAGGGTTGTTACTGCAGTTATTGAACCTAGTAATTGCTGTTACTAATAAAGCTAAGCGGCAAGGATTTGTTTACTATGTGACTGGTGGTTTTGTCACTTGTTCTTGAGTGTTTTGTTAATAACTGGAGGGTTTCAAGAGAAGAATGTATAGCATAAATCAAAACGATAGTCCCTTAATGACGGCACCTCAAACATTTGGTTTCAATGACACAAGGGCTTAAAATAGCTTGTTTCATTGAGGATGTGACTTGATTGCCAAATCTAGACGGCCCATGTGAATTTATGTAACACGATAGATGCAATCTGAAATGGGTAATATCTTATTGCTACAGTTTGACTAATGCAATGAGACTTGCTCTACCCACACATTGATCAGGTGTATTGTGACTGCATGAAAGCCATGGCTAGACTACAGGATTGCAGAAATTGTACATTCCTTATGTAGTAAATTTCAAGGTCTCTATGTCTTCACAAGAACCCCAGAAGTGTTGTACTTTGTGgtgtcagatgctttttttggttctttattaaatatgttaCTGAAATTCCAGCAAAAGTTGTATGGACAGGCCATAGGACAACTCTTTAGGATTTAGacctgtaaatggaaaaaatgtgagctgGGCCCAAAGGTGCTTGGTGGTTAAAGAGgcagacttgtaacctgaagtcTATAGCTATATGTCCCAAGATTAGTCCTGTTAcacctttgaaaaaaataaattgacaatCTGCAATATTTCTGGTATATGCAAAGTGGCCCTGCCTTGTAATCCATAGCAAGCCCTGCTCATACAGGCATTGCTGAGAgtgccagattttttttctatctgcGTCTTTTTCCAGAAGTAATGGCTGGTTTAGATCTGGCAGTGAATTGTTGTGGTATTTATCTGCTGCAGCTTATATCCCTAAAGTTCAACAAGTGGGCATGCTTTGAAACAAGGACCGATGGATCTCggaagaaatgtttttcagcaCCAAATGGAACTGAGGTCACTGATGCCACCCCATAGATATAGTCTTAGTTTCTAAGTGCTTGCGTATCTCTGCTAAAAGTGTGACCCACATCATTTTGGGAGGAGCAAATATAGACACACGCCTCTACCACCGTGCTTTGAATCACCCTCTTCTGCTCATTGTAGCAATGGGGAGCGATAGTCTCACCTACCTACAAGGCCCATTTTGTGTTGCACACCAATTCTGGGTGGTATGACATGAAGCTAATTCAGATCTGAACTCTGACATAAGATACTAATATGTTAATGGAGTGGTGcccttgtgcattttttcaatatttaaccCAGTAATGTGAATGTCATATTTCCTCTTTTAGACTGTGTATTGCCCATCCAAACGTGAAAAACCAGTTCAGCCACCATTGTAACCACATGGACTTCCTCCACAGCTATGATGAACCTTAAGATTAAAAGGGGATTTTGTATGCTTGTCCCACCCTGCAAATGATACAGGTGGGCCTGCTGTGTGCCTCTTCGAGGGGAAGCGCTTACTGATCCATGTGCTAATCGCATAGAAGAAAACAGTGATGCGGAGACAACCTTGTAGGCAAACATGTATGACTAAACCATGATTCCTCTGTTCTGTGCATCTTCCCTGTATTGAGCAAATTTAGATGTCAGTTCATACAGTTTATCTTTAGAAACtagatattttactgtataaattggtcaCATTATGCTTTTGCAAaaatctttcactttttttttttccccccccaggtgatttttgtttgaatttatCCACCTGGATCattcttataaaaacattagaGTTGCCTTTTATTTGTCTTCAGTATGTGCTTGGAGCACAAATGCTTGTCATTACCAGTCTTTGTCATTGCTCACTGTCATCGGGGTTGCCATTTGTATTTGGCTACTTCCAAAAGGCCATTGGTTACATTTTAAGGTATTGATCTATATCGGTTTCATTCCAACTAATGGACAATCATCCATGGCTTTTGTCTTAATGGGGGAGGCTGGTCTATGTCTCACAGTGACTAAGTTacttatatttatgtttattcatttagcagatgcttttctccatagcgacgtacatcttaacCTGTAGAGTGCGCTATGTTGACTCAGATTCAAAACCTTCAGAAGATCTCTTCTGCGTGAATAATGGTGAGATGTGGATTTGTTAAATAGCTGAATAACAAGGAATGAGGCAGGCATACCTAGGTTTACTTTCTTTAGGGTGTATGCAGCCAGGGGATATAATGGGATTGTGCTTTCTTTTATAGTTGtcgaaagaaacaaaaacaccatTAACTTTACGTGGAAATCGatcattctttttttgtgttagaTTTTACTCCATACTGCTGAGGATTAATGTGACTGTTTGACTATCTTCTTttgtttaaagtattttaattccAAAGAGGCAGTTTTGAAgataagttgttttttttttttttttttttttttttttttttttgtgcctcgtgccctgtgtggACTGAATGGACCAGGCATCCATTGCTGTCAAGGAAACGTTTTGATGTTAATATAAACTCATTTGCATATGTGATTAGCTGTGGTACATTGGCTAACACAAACGGCCCTTGTTTTCCTTCTTGCCTGTGGAGAGGCCTCGTGAAAACACGCTTCAGGCTCAGTGGAAAGCAGCCAAACCCTAgtgctgtgcattttaaaagagAGTTGGGTTTCCCTTGTTACCTAATTAATCTGTTGATAACAGGAAGAACCTTCACCTCAATGTTTCCCTGTATGTGCACACATCTTTGGATCTTTGCATTATGTGTCTTATGCAAATATTAGAAGCTTTggaattttttccccacagcgcagtttgtcatttttatgtttatattctGAGGAATGTTATACCTTTGTATTCACAACTAGTTGTTTTAATTTGACAGAccatttggtttttttatttatgcaaacTTTCCATGAATAATGATTAGTTCACTCTTGATTTTTGTGTTGTAAGGTATTTTTGACAAGGAATATTCTGATTTTTCACTAGGCCTTGAAATTTTGCTGTGTCATCCACCGTTTTCTGAaactatctttttttttctttttgttttccctctagGCTGCTCAACACTGAAGCCCTCTTCTGCTTATTCTGCATTGCCACATAGTTGGAGAGAAAAGATGGGCCAGTGGAGTTACTGCCCATTCGCCTAATCCATACACCATCCCCCTTTCCCTTACTCCTttcccccttccctccctcaccattccctccttttcttccccattctaACCTACCCTTACACACCTTTTTTGATGTCTTGAGCCAATGTTTAAGATCTAGTaacaaaaaagaagacagttgTTGCAACAACATATATCAGTTCTTAACTACTGAATATCATTTACATCTTTGCAAAAGGTGAAGAAATTTGTATGGAAATATTCCCCATTTATCGGCTCTCCCAAGAATCTGGGCATTGCAGGATGACTGTCTGCATGCGATGATGAtggcaaaaaaacaagattCCCGGGCACCTACCTACAACCTGGTTGTGGTTGGTTTGTCCGGGACTGAGAAAGAGAAGGGGCAGTGCGGGGTGGGCAAGTCCTGCTTATGCAACCGCTTCGTCCGCCCCAGTGCCGATGATTTCTACCTGGATCACACTTCAGTGCTAAGCACCAGTGACTTTGGCGGCCGGGTGGTCAACAACGATCACTTCCTATATTGGGGGGAAGTGGGCCGAGCGCTTGAGGAAGGGCCTGAATGCCGTATACATGTGGTGGAACAAACAGAGTTCATTGATGACCAGACCTTTCAGCCACACCGCAGCACTGCCCTTCAGCCCTACATCAAGAGGGCAGCCTCTACCAAGCTGGCCTCTGCTGAGAAGCTCATGTACTTCTGTACAGACCAGCTTGGGCTGGAGCAGGACTTTGAGCAGAAGCAGATGCCTGAGGGCAAACTAATGGTGGATGGTTTTCTGCTTTGTGTGGATGTGAGTCGGGGAATGAACCGCAACTTTGATGACCAGATGAAGTTTGTCACCAACCTGTACAATCAGCTGGCTAAGACAAAGAAGCCAGTGGTGCTGGTTCTGACTAAGTGTGATGAAGGGGTAGAGCGATACATCAAAGACTCGCATACCTTTGCCCTAACTAAGAAGAACTTGCAAGTGGTTGAGACCTCAGCTCGTTCCAATGTCAACGTGGATCTTGCCTTCCTCACCTTAGTGCAGCTGATTGACAAGAGCCGGGGAAAACCCAAAATTATACCATACTTTGAGGCACTCAAGCAACAAAGCCAACAGATTGCCTCAGCAAAAGATCGATACGAGTGGCTTGTCAGCCGCATTGTGAAAGACTACAAAGAGACCTGGCCTAACATTAGTTGTCGCATGCAGTCATCTTCTGAATACAAGGAGTATGTCTTCCTGGAAGGCACAGTTAAGGCCAAAAAGCTGTTTCAGCAACATGTGTATCGGCTCAAACAGGAGCATATAGAGAGGAGGCGCAAGATGTATCTCAGCACCTTACCACAGGCCCTTATATCCCTTGTCCCTGACCTCGATGAGATTGACCGCTTGAGCTGGTCAGGGGTACAGAAGGTTCTTGAAACTAAGCGGGACTTTAATCACTGGTTTGTGGTGTTGGATGATACTCCCTGGGATGCCACGGATCATATTGACAATGTGGAAGATGAACGAATTCCACAGGATCTGTTGGAGACACCAGAAGCAGAGGCCATCTTTGAAAGCCACCTAGAGCACCTACGCAATGAGCGCAAGCGAGCAGAAATGCGGTGGGACTTCAAAGAGAGGCTGAAGGCCTCACCCTTTGTCACACCTGGAAGACCCTGGGAGGAAGCTCGCAGTTTTATCATGAATGAAGAGTTCTATCAGTGGCTGGAGGAGTCTGAGTATGTTGATATTTACAACAAGCACCAGAAGGAGATTATTGACCGTGCTAAAGAGGACTTTCAGGAACTCTTGTTGGAATACTCAGAACTATTTTACGAGTTAGAGGTAGATGCCAAACCCAGTAAAGAGAAGATGGGTGCAATTCAGGAAGTACTGGGAGAAGAACAGAGATTCAAAGCTTTGCAGAAGCTGCAAGCAGAAAGGGATGCACTAGTGctcaaacacattcattttgtcTACCATCCTACAAAAGAGACCTGTCCTAACAGCCCAAATTGTGTGGACAGCAAAATTGAACAGCTCCTGGCTTCTCGGTTCCCTACACGTTACCCCTTTTTTGATGCTACCCAAAAGTCACAGTTTGACAGTAAAGTTGACAGGATCAACCTGGTCATTCTGGGCAAGGATGGTCTAGCTAGAGAGTTAGCTAATGAGATTCGAGCACTGTGTACAAATGATGACCGGTACGTTTTAGATGGAAAAATGTATGAACTAGCATTGCGGCCCATTGAGGGCAATGTGCGATTGCCTGTGAATTCTTTCCACACGCCTACGTTTTCTCCACATGGCTGCCTTTGTCTATACAACTCCAAGGAGTCCCTGTCTTACATTGTAGAGAGTATTGAGAAAATTCGGGAGTCCACCTTGGGCCGTAAAGACAACCACCTATTCCAACTTCCTATGTCACTTCTCTTAATCACCAAACGGGGAGTGGGATCAGTCGGGGACATTGGGGGAGAAACAACGCACAGTCTAATTGCACAGGGGCAACAAGTAGCCAACAAACTGCAATGTGGTTTTTTAGAACCAGCATCTGCGGGCATAGGTTATGGGCGCAATGTAAATGAGAAGCAAATCAACCAGGTTCTTAAAAACCTGCTTGAGTCTCGAAAGAATCCTAATCATGGTGGTAGCTCCCCACCTTTACCACTTCCAGCTTCAAGCTTTAGAGACTCCCAACAGCAACAAAACCATGAAGGGGATCTTCGAATTGTCATGTGCTTGATGTGTGGTGACTCCTATGATGTGGACCAGCTCCTCTCCCCCTTTCTGCTGCCGCAGCACTGCCGACCAACTTCCAGCCTTTCTAGTGGTACATCTGTGCTTCTGGAGCTGATGGTTGGTAATCAGCGACAATGCATTGAGTTCTCTCTCTTATCCTACCACTCATCATTTTCCCTACGTAAAACAAGGCTAGTACACGGTTACATTGCAGTGTACTCGGCATGCCGTAAGGCCTCTCTGGAGACCCTGTGCGCCTTCCTGTGTGAAGTACAAGACATCATCCCAGTGCAGTTGCTAGCTGTGGGAAAGAGCCAGGCAGAACTAACAGACTGTGAGCCTGCCCAGGAGCAAGTTCTCCAGGGGCAGGAGCTGGCACATGAGATAGATGCTCGCTTCAACAGCATAGTCTGTGGGCCCGGTGGGGTGGTGGGTGGCCTGCACCGAATTGACCTCTTCCAGCCATTCTTCAAGGAAGTTGTGGATAAACGAAACATTGTGGAGGCCACACACATGTATGACAATGTTGCAGAAGCTTGTAGTGCCAATGAAAGCATCCAGTCACCCCGCTGCAGTTCTCCCAGTCCTGTTACTACCTTGGTAGACTCAGAAGATGATGTGGATCCCTCACCTCCGTATCCTTCCCTGCGGGATGATGGCACCCTCACCTCCCATGGTGGAAGCTTCAAGATACCTGACTTGGAAGCAAGTGACACCTTTTCTGTCATCTCTGAGATTAGCACCTTTGAGAACAAGATACCGCCCCAGGTGAAGCCCAAGCCTACCCTTCGCAAAGTCAGTCTCGGACCCTACATAGACTCAGGAGTCAATCGACGTTCGCTGCCCCCGGCTGTTACATGGGCACCAGGTGGGGATGGTGGCTATGACCCTTCAGACTACGCTGAGCCTATGGATGCTGTAGCTAAACCCCGCCCTACGGAGGAGGAGAACATCTACTCTGTGCCACATGACAGTACACAGGGCAAGATTATCACCATCAGGAATGCCAACAAAATGCACTCCAATGGCGGTGGAAATGGCTCGGACAGTGAGGCAGACAGTAGCTCCCTGGAGCGCAGACGCAAGCTATCAGCCTTGGGGGTAAAGCCCCGGCTATACCGCGATCGTTCTAAACGCCTTGGTAAGTTCAGCAGCTTCCGCACCAGCTTTTCCATCTGCAGCGATGATGAGTTTGGAGGTACTCCAAAGGCCAAGGAAGATGAGGTGGGTGCCCTCAAAGGAGACAACTCCCTCAGTGAGGAGGGTGAGGATTCCAAGAGGCGAAACATCCTGAGGAGTCTACGCAGACCTGGGAAGGTATGTGAATGCCTATCTTACATCTTTTGCATCCTTATCACACTCCTTGTTTGAAATAGTGTGCTTATGCAAATATATTACCTGAAAACAGTGTAGTAGCAACATTTAACTATATTTGTCAAGTTTTTCTACAGTGTCTGTGCAAATACTGACAAACGGAATTATATTTTAGTTTTGTCTGCCTCCCTGCAAGTAGAAGGGATTGTGAGGGTCATGATAGTGACAGTAAAACCTTCCTATTTAACCACTCTTTCattgtagtagttagagctaaaTGAGTCTCTCTTTGCACAAGAgactgtaaaatatacattgtaGTCAATTTTTTAGAATGGTCTGCCTTAGTTTAAAAGAAAAGCGAATGTCAGTCATGTCAAGTAATTTACTGATACAGATCTCATTTGTGAATGGAATTAAATGGATTTTAAGGAATATCCTCAGCTCTTATTTTCTGTCTCATCTAACACAATGCGATTGCTAGAAACCtcaactttttccattttatcttTCGTTTCATGTTGCTTCCGTTATTCACACCATTGTGTACTGGGGATTCACTTAAGCTGTCCATTATAGctcaatgctttttttttttttttttttttaatgctgaggGATGATTTTCTTTGACTTGGTCAGAGCTTTGAATGTGATTAAAATACATTCGTTTGGATCACCCTGGTTCTTCTGTGGTTGGGTCATGTTATAGTTTTTCCACGAAATAGACACTGCTCTTGTCCGCCTCTGACTTTTGATTTCTAAGCTCACACCATGTCCTTTTTTTGATTAGACAGAAAATAGGGCCCAGAGTGAAAAGCCTTGTGAGGCTGGTAGCCAGGAACAAAATTAAAGGCAGTTGAAGTGAAAGAGGATGCTAGCCTCTGCCTCGTCTCCTCCTCTCCTGCCTCTCTCTGCTTTATCCAGGATTAAATCAGAGCTTTGACCCACACTGTAATCACAAATTTCAAACCTGGTACCGAGGGTAGACagccccccttttttttttatttacttactttgcAGAGAAGATCTTGTCTGAGCCAACCCCGAGCCTTTAGAATGTCCGGTTCGGAATTGGGCTTTGTAGTAATCTGGAGGCCCCTCTAGTTTAACTGTACCCTGCAGAAACCTCTCAACATTTACACAATACAGCATGCAGAAGTATTCCAGAGTGCCTAAAACATTTGGCATTCCAGGTGTCAGTATTCATATTGAACCTTGCATTGGCTCTTCTGCTTTATTTAAAGGTGCAGCCCCTGTTGTCTTTCTTTTTGTAAGTGTCCTCCCAGTGTCCTGGCAGTTGGTGTCCAACAACTCTCTTCCTCATCAGCTGAAATCTGGAGTCTTTTGGTTTCCACACCACTTTGGGATGTTTTATTGCCTAACTTGAGTTATAACGGGACCAAGGGACTGCATCAACTGTTTTCCATTCCTGTGAGGCCAGCTCCTGATTGAAACGAATCtataaaagcagtaaaaactGCAGGGGACAAGTGGCCCTCAAGGACTTCTAGTGGCCTGTGTTCTATTCTCTTGGATTTTATAGATGTTCTCCAAACTTATGTGTCTGGAGGAACCAGGAATCCAAGCAGAACTTTGTTAGTGTACTCAACATTATCAGATGCCCCCAAATCCTTTATTGTAGCTGCCTGTTTCCTTGTAAAACTCTGACATGAAGCTGAATCACTCTCCTTGACATAGTGTTTTTAACCGTGTTTGTCTGATAAGTGAGGTCTTTCACATTTCTTGCATTGCCTTAAGTCGACATCCTACTAGTCCTTCCATTATTGAGCCATACACTGAGCGTAGTGGAAAGAACCAAGAAcagatttgtgtttgtttccctgCTGTGTGGGGGCGGAAAACAAACTCCTTACAGGAAAATGTGCccattataaaaatgtgtaatggaTTTAGAATTTGGGAAAtggttctgtttttgttttgagcGTGCTGGCAAGACACCCTGTCTGAAGTTTTAAGTTGAATTTCAGTGTCAAGTTACAAGAGAGAGAGTGGGAGTAAGTGGACACGCGCAATAGTAGTCTGACCCATGGAAAGCAAGCAAGATTTTGCTCACTGGAGTCAATGCAGAGCTCAGCACTATTAGTTTTAAACTTATAATACAGTTTCAAGACAAAAAGGCAaagtgctgtatttttattctacagtttttgtactgtattttgaatACAGCTTGTTCTATTAGAGATCCTGAATGTGTGGACAGAAAAAAGTAACTGGGAAGACACATATAAGAAACAAGATGGCTGGCAAATGAACCAGTTAAAAGATATTGCTGCAAGAAAAGAGATAGCTGGGCTATTACAGGAGAAGGGGGAGAAGGTGGACAGGTAAAGAACAGAGGGCAAGCGAGGTGGCTTTGTAATGAGTGCGAGGCTAGTTTGCAATCTAACAGTGTGTTGGAAGCCGTATCCAGCCGACCAAGGTGCACTGCTGCGGAGGAGGCCCATGAAGAGAGGGCTTCTTTGTAGCATGAATTGCTCTGGGGTCCTGGGGAGGTGTAAACCAGGGGAAGTGTAAGTTTGGGTGAGGAATTGGGACGATTGAAAGCTTTGTTTAACACGCCTTAGTGAAATATTTGTAGATGTCACAGGTGCTTGACGTTGgactaattcagggtaaaccAGCAAAAATAAAGGCATTACCAAACCAAAACTGTGGAAATTCTGTTGTTTTGAAGAGCACCATTAAACAAAGGAATATGGCCAAAAGGTCAGTTAAAGGACatgatagtccaagggctggaAAGCATCTGAGCACAGCAGGAaagacctgtgtgtgtctgcctgtaTGTGCTGTGGTTTTTGTACTCCAACAGAAAATATACAGCTATTTAAAATTCTTGCAGACAAGTAACTCGCCTCATCGTAAGACTAGATGAGGAACCATGGCAACGTCTGTGGCATCAGCGACTCATGTCCTGTGATTCTCACCCAAGCAGAAAACGAGGCCGAAACCCCGGCACTCCATCTCCAAACCGATCGAGAGCAATTACTTCGGGGTCCCGCTCGTCAGCGTGGTCTCACCTGACCGACCCATTCCGGTCTTCATTGAGAAGTGCATCCGCTACATTGAGAATACAGGTAAGGAAGGACAAATTCTCAAGTTTGCACTTATCGGTTAGTTGGATATTTTTCTTTGAGGGCAGAACCTAAATGCTGTGTACTCTCTTCCATAATTCTGTAATGTTATCAACCTCTAGCTGAagcacactccccccccccccccccccccccagtttttcCAGTAGGCTGTTTGCAATGAAGCAATTTGTTTACCTCTGTCACAGTGAAACATTGTTTCTTGGGAGGACATTATCCATGGGGAACTGCTGGCCAAATCAACGACCATTAAAGAATGAAGTTTATAGGTGTTTTGCAtctgttactattattaatgTTTATCCAGTGCAACCATGTTGTCACGCTCTCATGTATTCTTTACTGCTTCATGATAGCTGTGCATTGCGGTTCCAGTTGTGAGCAGTAGTGACAAACATTCCACCTTTGGAGACAGAATGGCTGGACATTAGGCAGTCTGCCAAGTAGTTCAACCCCAGCCTCTTTCCATGGGCAAGTGTAGGTCATCTGTTAGGGTCTGCTTCAGGATGACCAGCAAAGCAGGCTGGGGTAAGGATGGCCAATCTGACACTAATGTAATCACTCACATCTTTACATGATCTCTTTACTTACAAGTAATCTGGTATGTTTTACAGAGAACTGGGTCGGTGGAGAAGTTCTGccataaacataattttatggTGCAATAagtttgaaattaatatttcgGACCATGGATGTGACTTCTTCAAAtgtcatgaaacacattttgttgCACATAATCGAGAGATCAGCATATTTGCTTTGTGCTGCAGAATTCTGCATTTTCCTGCAATCTCTGCCCCATAAATGCAGCTTTTCTCCTGCAGGTTAGCAATGGTTTTTTTGCAAAAGCCTGGCTTTTCTGCACACTTTCACTGTGGAATGTCAGGTTGCACAATAACCTCTTCGAAACCCTGGTCACAGACTTGATCAAGCAGCAACCATGCGCCTGAGTGTAGAGGTCAGTCCACATATCAAGGTAAACGTGTTGTGTGCCAAGGGGCAAAGAGCCCAGCAGCTGAGCTAGGGTAATTTTTCAAGGGGGTGTGCACTAGTGACATGTTCTCCTATATCTTTGGGTGTGTTGTGCCTGCCTTTTGGTTGTCTTTCTTACATTGCTTGTCTTGTCATCTATACATCTCTGTCTGTATGCCAAACTTTTATCCGCCATTTATCTTTCTTttacatctctctctctctctctctctctctctctctctctctctctctctgtcttcccCTGCCATTCGTGTCAGTTCCCAAATGTATCCCACTCACAAACATCCTTCTTctgtccgtctctctctctctctcctcctctctttcctccCCTTTCTCTCCCATAATGTCCTATCCCCTTGGCTTTACCTGAGGCTCGTGGGACACCAGGCCTCCTGCAGTCACTTTCAGCTCACTGGTTTCCTGGACCAGATCGATATCGGGAAGGAGGAAATTAGTGCAGACTTTTGGGCTCAGTGCTGCATGTCGTGAGAGGCAGACTGCTGAAACAGCTCCCAGCCAGATCTGGGATAACGCCCTTGAAGGCCAGGATCCAGCTCCAGCAGTGCTCAGCAGCTCCACAGGCTGTGCGCACAGCATGTTCCAGTGCAAACTCTCACAGGGGGCTGTATCCATAAACCATTAGAATACATTGTTTAATTCCACAGAAATACTATAATACTGGTATTTCTAACTTAATTAGCATCACGTATTGgaattttctgtatattttgtttGCGAAAGGCTTTTTGTCATTACATTTCTTAGTGATCTTATCAGTTGTCTTGCAAATAGGGGAGATTGAAGTCCTCTGTTTCTTGGCATTACCTGGCATGtaatcctttttattttaattttgaaatgtatttcagatatAAACTTTCAGTTGTCCAAGGTTGAGAAGTGACCTATCTCAGAAGTGGGATCAGAATGGCCAAACCTAAAAGAGGtggatttttactttttttcataacattacaggagaagaaaaatgtaataaggCAGGGCAGGAC of Scleropages formosus chromosome 10, fSclFor1.1, whole genome shotgun sequence contains these proteins:
- the arhgap35a gene encoding rho GTPase-activating protein 35 isoform X1, with amino-acid sequence MMMAKKQDSRAPTYNLVVVGLSGTEKEKGQCGVGKSCLCNRFVRPSADDFYLDHTSVLSTSDFGGRVVNNDHFLYWGEVGRALEEGPECRIHVVEQTEFIDDQTFQPHRSTALQPYIKRAASTKLASAEKLMYFCTDQLGLEQDFEQKQMPEGKLMVDGFLLCVDVSRGMNRNFDDQMKFVTNLYNQLAKTKKPVVLVLTKCDEGVERYIKDSHTFALTKKNLQVVETSARSNVNVDLAFLTLVQLIDKSRGKPKIIPYFEALKQQSQQIASAKDRYEWLVSRIVKDYKETWPNISCRMQSSSEYKEYVFLEGTVKAKKLFQQHVYRLKQEHIERRRKMYLSTLPQALISLVPDLDEIDRLSWSGVQKVLETKRDFNHWFVVLDDTPWDATDHIDNVEDERIPQDLLETPEAEAIFESHLEHLRNERKRAEMRWDFKERLKASPFVTPGRPWEEARSFIMNEEFYQWLEESEYVDIYNKHQKEIIDRAKEDFQELLLEYSELFYELEVDAKPSKEKMGAIQEVLGEEQRFKALQKLQAERDALVLKHIHFVYHPTKETCPNSPNCVDSKIEQLLASRFPTRYPFFDATQKSQFDSKVDRINLVILGKDGLARELANEIRALCTNDDRYVLDGKMYELALRPIEGNVRLPVNSFHTPTFSPHGCLCLYNSKESLSYIVESIEKIRESTLGRKDNHLFQLPMSLLLITKRGVGSVGDIGGETTHSLIAQGQQVANKLQCGFLEPASAGIGYGRNVNEKQINQVLKNLLESRKNPNHGGSSPPLPLPASSFRDSQQQQNHEGDLRIVMCLMCGDSYDVDQLLSPFLLPQHCRPTSSLSSGTSVLLELMVGNQRQCIEFSLLSYHSSFSLRKTRLVHGYIAVYSACRKASLETLCAFLCEVQDIIPVQLLAVGKSQAELTDCEPAQEQVLQGQELAHEIDARFNSIVCGPGGVVGGLHRIDLFQPFFKEVVDKRNIVEATHMYDNVAEACSANESIQSPRCSSPSPVTTLVDSEDDVDPSPPYPSLRDDGTLTSHGGSFKIPDLEASDTFSVISEISTFENKIPPQVKPKPTLRKVSLGPYIDSGVNRRSLPPAVTWAPGGDGGYDPSDYAEPMDAVAKPRPTEEENIYSVPHDSTQGKIITIRNANKMHSNGGGNGSDSEADSSSLERRRKLSALGVKPRLYRDRSKRLGKFSSFRTSFSICSDDEFGGTPKAKEDEVGALKGDNSLSEEGEDSKRRNILRSLRRPGKQKTRPKPRHSISKPIESNYFGVPLVSVVSPDRPIPVFIEKCIRYIENTGLSTEGIYRVSGNKAEMESMQRQFEQDHNLDLVEKDFTVNTVAGAMKSFFSELPEPLVPYSMQVELVEAYKINDREQRLQTMKDTLRKFPRENYDVFKFVISHLNKVSQNSRTNLMTSENLSICFWPTLMRPDFTTMDALTATRTYQTIIETFIHQCGFFFYSQPLVETPSGLPCQPASPTALSGGPAYPSQSTPPLATHYVPQQQSPPHSPPPTPQSPLQSLLPLHPHHTPAEQQTL
- the arhgap35a gene encoding rho GTPase-activating protein 35 isoform X2, translated to MMMAKKQDSRAPTYNLVVVGLSGTEKEKGQCGVGKSCLCNRFVRPSADDFYLDHTSVLSTSDFGGRVVNNDHFLYWGEVGRALEEGPECRIHVVEQTEFIDDQTFQPHRSTALQPYIKRAASTKLASAEKLMYFCTDQLGLEQDFEQKQMPEGKLMVDGFLLCVDVSRGMNRNFDDQMKFVTNLYNQLAKTKKPVVLVLTKCDEGVERYIKDSHTFALTKKNLQVVETSARSNVNVDLAFLTLVQLIDKSRGKPKIIPYFEALKQQSQQIASAKDRYEWLVSRIVKDYKETWPNISCRMQSSSEYKEYVFLEGTVKAKKLFQQHVYRLKQEHIERRRKMYLSTLPQALISLVPDLDEIDRLSWSGVQKVLETKRDFNHWFVVLDDTPWDATDHIDNVEDERIPQDLLETPEAEAIFESHLEHLRNERKRAEMRWDFKERLKASPFVTPGRPWEEARSFIMNEEFYQWLEESEYVDIYNKHQKEIIDRAKEDFQELLLEYSELFYELEVDAKPSKEKMGAIQEVLGEEQRFKALQKLQAERDALVLKHIHFVYHPTKETCPNSPNCVDSKIEQLLASRFPTRYPFFDATQKSQFDSKVDRINLVILGKDGLARELANEIRALCTNDDRYVLDGKMYELALRPIEGNVRLPVNSFHTPTFSPHGCLCLYNSKESLSYIVESIEKIRESTLGRKDNHLFQLPMSLLLITKRGVGSVGDIGGETTHSLIAQGQQVANKLQCGFLEPASAGIGYGRNVNEKQINQVLKNLLESRKNPNHGGSSPPLPLPASSFRDSQQQQNHEGDLRIVMCLMCGDSYDVDQLLSPFLLPQHCRPTSSLSSGTSVLLELMVGNQRQCIEFSLLSYHSSFSLRKTRLVHGYIAVYSACRKASLETLCAFLCEVQDIIPVQLLAVGKSQAELTDCEPAQEQVLQGQELAHEIDARFNSIVCGPGGVVGGLHRIDLFQPFFKEVVDKRNIVEATHMYDNVAEACSANESIQSPRCSSPSPVTTLVDSEDDVDPSPPYPSLRDDGTLTSHGGSFKIPDLEASDTFSVISEISTFENKIPPQVKPKPTLRKVSLGPYIDSGVNRRSLPPAVTWAPGGDGGYDPSDYAEPMDAVAKPRPTEEENIYSVPHDSTQGKIITIRNANKMHSNGGGNGSDSEADSSSLERRRKLSALGVKPRLYRDRSKRLGKFSSFRTSFSICSDDEFGGTPKAKEDEVGALKGDNSLSEEGEDSKRRNILRSLRRPGKKTRPKPRHSISKPIESNYFGVPLVSVVSPDRPIPVFIEKCIRYIENTGLSTEGIYRVSGNKAEMESMQRQFEQDHNLDLVEKDFTVNTVAGAMKSFFSELPEPLVPYSMQVELVEAYKINDREQRLQTMKDTLRKFPRENYDVFKFVISHLNKVSQNSRTNLMTSENLSICFWPTLMRPDFTTMDALTATRTYQTIIETFIHQCGFFFYSQPLVETPSGLPCQPASPTALSGGPAYPSQSTPPLATHYVPQQQSPPHSPPPTPQSPLQSLLPLHPHHTPAEQQTL